One Primulina huaijiensis isolate GDHJ02 chromosome 8, ASM1229523v2, whole genome shotgun sequence genomic region harbors:
- the LOC140983408 gene encoding glycosyltransferase family 92 protein RCOM_0530710, with the protein MARKIRTTFPCIVASIVFCASIYHHYLRRTITSDHIPPSPITTTTSFVAQSPLSSPPPVVISTTSVLLHDWEVLVIVSPQLAGDYSGYSCLFDTDEASAATFTGVLPFPDRFLFNCVLPVRARRRLPFRQPSLLKSPEIRPQRDSSPPLLLRWSYLVYDSLTTEDDVVLFVKGVNTRQGINRHPKELMCVFGDNVKTAVKTSMQEVFRCQRPKLTAQADLVKVSLEIVAENRVVPSVAYYTPPRKLASNGGKFLLCASTMVYNVAKFLKEWVFYHSKIGFEKFLLYDNGSDDDLGKVVEELVQEGFDVTTYLWLWPKTQESGFSHAALYASNCCKWMMYIDVDEFLYSPSWKNSSRPSESMLSSLVSTNSLGLGQFEISCYEFGPSNQEVHPIMGVTQGYDCRLLHENRHKSIVLLEAIDDYLLNVIHHFNLSFGFKSKKLSTDYMVLNHYKYQAWPEFKAKFRRRVSAYVLDWTQKLNPNSNDRTPGLGFMPVEPEGWPQMFCELRDDRLKDLTWKWFGEKSSLGYDRMAWQRGYNR; encoded by the coding sequence ATGGCCCGTAAAATTCGGACAACCTTCCCATGCATCGTCGCATCTATCGTTTTCTGCGCCTCCATCTACCACCACTACCTCCGCCGCACCATCACCTCCGACCATATCCCGCCTTCCCCaatcaccaccaccacctcatTCGTCGCTCAGTCACCTCTTTCATCTCCACCGCCAGTTGTAATCTCCACCACGTCGGTTCTCCTGCATGATTGGGAGGTTTTGGTGATTGTGTCACCGCAGCTGGCTGGAGATTACAGCGGTTACTCCTGTTTATTCGACACAGATGAAGCTTCGGCGGCGACTTTTACCGGCGTTTTGCCTTTTCCAGATCGTTTCTTATTTAATTGCGTGCTACCTGTACGAGCTCGAAGGAGGCTTCCTTTCAGGCAACCATCGTTGTTGAAGTCTCCTGAGATTCGGCCTCAGAGAGACTCATCGCCTCCATTGCTGCTGAGGTGGTCTTATCTGGTGTACGATTCCCTCACAACTGAAGACGACGTCGTCTTATTCGTTAAAGGTGTGAACACGAGGCAAGGTATTAACCGCCACCCAAAGGAATTAATGTGCGTGTTCGGTGACAACGTGAAAACAGCCGTCAAAACCTCAATGCAAGAGGTCTTCCGCTGCCAACGGCCTAAACTAACCGCCCAAGCGGATCTGGTAAAAGTTTCATTAGAGATCGTAGCGGAGAATCGGGTTGTTCCATCGGTGGCGTACTACACGCCCCCGCGCAAGTTAGCCAGCAATGGTGGGAAATTTCTGCTTTGCGCCAGCACCATGGTGTATAACGTGGCCAAGTTTTTGAAGGAATGGGTCTTCTACCATTCGAAAATCGGGTTTGAAAAATTCTTATTATACGATAATGGGAGCGATGATGATTTGGGAAAAGTGGTGGAAGAGTTGGTTCAAGAGGGTTTTGATGTTACCACATATTTATGGTTGTGGCCTAAAACTCAAGAATCTGGTTTCTCCCATGCTGCATTGTACGCTAGTAACTGTTGCAAGTGGATGATGTACATTGACGTCGACGAGTTTTTGTACTCCCCGTCATGGAAAAACTCTTCACGACCCTCTGAATCCATGTTATCTTCATTAGTTTCGACCAACAGCTTGGGTTTGGGACAGTTTGAAATCAGTTGCTACGAATTTGGGCCTTCGAATCAAGAGGTCCATCCCATAATGGGAGTGACACAGGGATATGATTGCAGACTGTTGCACGAGAATAGGCACAAATCCATAGTGTTATTAGAAGCGATTGATGATTATTTGCTTAATGTGATACACCATTTCAATTTAAGTTTCGGCTTCAAGTCCAAGAAATTGAGTACCGATTATATGGTGCTGAATCACTACAAGTATCAAGCATGGCCTGAGTTTAAGGCCAAGTTTAGGAGGCGCGTGTCCGCTTATGTTTTGGATTGGACGCAGAAGTTGAACCCCAATTCCAATGATCGGACGCCTGGATTAGGGTTTATGCCGGTGGAGCCGGAAGGGTGGCCTCAAATGTTCTGTGAATTACGCGATGATCGCTTGAAAGACTTGACTTGGAAATGGTTTGgggaaaaatcgagcttggGTTATGATCGGATGGCTTGGCAAAGAGGATACAACCGTTAG